The Candidatus Scalindua japonica genome includes the window CTTTGTTTTTTGAAGGTACTATCTCATTTGAAAGTAGAAATGATTTGGATTCATTCTCTGCCTCCCCGCTCAATTTTGCCATCTGGTAAAGAGGATATTTGGCTTTGTGGATTGTTAGACCAGCAGAAATGCCGAGCCCTGAAAACCGCACAAAACAGCGCTGAATATCATAACTGAGCTCTGCTACTTCATCCCATGCACCAATAATAAACAGATCGTCACCTCCCGCATAGACTATTGAAACATTTCTGCCACCGCTTTGTTTATAATTTTTGTTTGTCAAGTCAGTAGGTTCAATCTCTTCTCCATTTTCATCTATTCCTAAATCACCTTTACAAATTTTGGTAAGATACACTTTGAAGAAGATATTCAACATCTTTGATATATTGGCGAGATGTGGTAGTGTAAATGGTTCCAGGTTATGGATGACTTTACCCATATTATCAACATCCATCCGCAAACAGGCAATGAAATCTGCACCACATGAGGCATTGGCAAGGCCCATAAATGATGCCGTCATTCTTGCTTCGTTTTTATGATCAAGTTCTTTATTGTGTTCTTTTTGAAATTCATCCCTCTCTTTTTCTTTTGCCGTTAAAGGCAGATCCGCTACATTTCTGACATAATTCGCATAAAAGAACGGTATGCAACCCTCCTTGTTATCTTCAGGCGCATTGATTTTCCATTTGCAATCAATGTCAATATTTTTTTTACTGTTGTCATTGTAGAAATTTTTATCCACTGTGTAATAAGCAAAACCCCCGTTTATATCAGGAAATTTGATATAAGGGTTTTCTTTACTCTCAAACCCTGCTTCATGTTTTTTAGATGTACGGTAGATATAATTAAAATCCGTTAGTTCGTCTCCTAATTTGTACAAATGGAAGCAGAGTGAATGGGCAACATTAATGCCATTCACCTCTTCTTTAAACTGTTGTGGTTCGATCCGTTCGAAGGTGTTTAAGTTATAGAAAGGTTCTTTTAAAAGATCTATATCATCTCGGTGGCAAATCTGACACTCTTCTCTATTGGTTTTTTGTTCCGGCTCCCTGTTAAATGCTCCACTGAATAGAGTATTCAAATTCCATTTGAACTTCTGATTCTTGTCTCTATCTAATTCTTTCTGGATGACATTGCTCCACATATGCCTAAAATTATCCTGATGTAAATTATTATCATTTAATTCCGTAGAAACCATAGAAATGTAGAGCTTTCCAGAAAATTCTTCAAAAGCCCAGTTATTGATTTTTTTCTTTAATTCTTCTACCTTCTTCTCTGTCCCGTTATTGGGAAGTAAAAGGCAAAATGAACCACCACCGGAGAAGACAATATTCTCCAGATTATCATTATATTTTCCGAAATATTCTGTAATTAGTTCATAGCATAAGTGTTCGCAAAGTAGCTCCAACATAAACGATCTTGCCCTCAACGATTTCAGGGCACCTTTTGAAGATATGGTGTAAACCGTATTCTGGATTCCCGAGAGTTCTCCGTAAACTAATACGTACGGAGAAATGACCGCCTTTGATTTTTCTTTACAACGTTCTAATGCTGTTTTTATACTTTCAGCTTCGGGCAAATTTGTGGTGTCAGCGATGTTTACATCTTGCCGTTCCGGGTAAGAGATAGAATCAATTGTGAAGTTTTTGAAAACAGCATTTTCCGGGTAACTGCTTTCCACCGGTTGGTATTTGCTGTCAATCAATGCAAAGATTGACTTAGTATATCTGTTGTTTTCTGTTTCCATAGTATTATGATTATGTTTGAATGTTAAACAAAGTATTTGTTTTTTTATCCATTTTAAAATATTTTCTGCAATAAATATCTTGATAGATTTTTTTTGATAAGTTTTTCAATTTGTATATAAGTCAATTAATGAATTGCCCCTACGAATTGTGTATCGACATCTATCCTTTTACAAATAAGGACTCATAGAAATCTCTATTTGGTAAGAAAGTTCATCTTAATTTACGTTCTTGTAATAAAGCAAACCTTATTTTTTGTGTATTTTTGTGGCAACATAATTGAGGCACAACAGGCGCAAAAAAATTAATGAAAATACTATTGGTGAGCTGAGTAGACCGCCCTTTTCTACATCAGAAGATTTCCGTTTCCCATCTCCGGCTTCCATAATACGTAAAAAACTCTTCCGTTACGGGCACGCTCAACAGACACTGATCACGGTCCTTATTATCCCTCCTGCCATACAATCAATTCCCTGAAAGCCTTTATTGATTAGACCTAAAAGGTAATGTCCAATTAACAATAAGTAATGATCAATTAAAAGACACAACTGCTTTCAATGCATCATCGTTATTTATAACCTTATATTTCCCAAGCCCATAAACCGTACCCTTTCCAACATGGATATACTCACCAAGAGCTACCAATGGCATAACCTCTTCGATATCCCCTTCAAAAACGGTTTTGCCAATGAACCCACCCATCTTCATCCTTGTCTCCTGCCTTGCCGAATAGCGTTGCCAATCGTACCATCTTGTTTTTCGTTCTGTACACGTTATGCTCTCTGCCTTTTCTATGAGTGCTTTGAAGTCCAGATCAAGCAACTCGTCACAATGGAAATAGGAGAGGGATGATACTCGTCTCAGGAGCGTCCTTATCATGTGATGGAATTCCAACTCTTTAACCAATCTTTCTTTAAATACCATTCTGGTGGGGGTAAGAAATTCAATTGTTATTTTAGAGAGTGAATTGTTCAGGGGTGAAATGTCCTTTGCCGTCATAACCCGGAAATGATTATGCAGAATTTTCTCCTCACCGGAATAGATTATACTATTCTTAATCGCAGCTTCACTTCTCTCTTCTTGATCTGATCCTTCAACCTCTGACGTTACTGATTTGAGATGAAATTTACCTTTTCCTTTCCCGATACCTATTCTGCCGAGTTCATCAAAGGTGTAGATAAAGTAAGGAAGGTATTGGATCGCTTTACCGATAAGGACAAGATCAAACGTTATCTCTTCACCTTTTTTGAATAAACGTTGTAAGGTAAGCGCAGGTTCTATCACAAATGGGTGTGGAACGTTTTTATACAGTCTGAGGATCTCTGTCTCTTCAGGTGGAGAGGTTTCAAAGATGTAAGAGTAGACGCACGTGGCCTTTACCATGCAGTCATTACACTCCTTTCCCTTTTGGATACAAACCACTCTCTTAAAGGCGTGGCCAAAGCCGCCGCGAAGTGTAGAGCCTTTGTATAACGGCAAATGTATCTCTTCAAGTGTTAAGAGGTTAAATTGAAACCTTGAGATTGTAAGGTTTTGCGGGACACATTTTATGTTCTTTGTCTTCAACATGAAATCCTGATTTAACATCAGAGTTTATTGTGGAAACTGTTAATTTAAACTTA containing:
- the cas10 gene encoding type III-A CRISPR-associated protein Cas10/Csm1 yields the protein METENNRYTKSIFALIDSKYQPVESSYPENAVFKNFTIDSISYPERQDVNIADTTNLPEAESIKTALERCKEKSKAVISPYVLVYGELSGIQNTVYTISSKGALKSLRARSFMLELLCEHLCYELITEYFGKYNDNLENIVFSGGGSFCLLLPNNGTEKKVEELKKKINNWAFEEFSGKLYISMVSTELNDNNLHQDNFRHMWSNVIQKELDRDKNQKFKWNLNTLFSGAFNREPEQKTNREECQICHRDDIDLLKEPFYNLNTFERIEPQQFKEEVNGINVAHSLCFHLYKLGDELTDFNYIYRTSKKHEAGFESKENPYIKFPDINGGFAYYTVDKNFYNDNSKKNIDIDCKWKINAPEDNKEGCIPFFYANYVRNVADLPLTAKEKERDEFQKEHNKELDHKNEARMTASFMGLANASCGADFIACLRMDVDNMGKVIHNLEPFTLPHLANISKMLNIFFKVYLTKICKGDLGIDENGEEIEPTDLTNKNYKQSGGRNVSIVYAGGDDLFIIGAWDEVAELSYDIQRCFVRFSGLGISAGLTIHKAKYPLYQMAKLSGEAENESKSFLLSNEIVPSKNKVAIFFSQYYRHMGQQLNIQATNDLRNGIQNFQDKIVHAIPWHDTTTIEIVEKFVPLCKKEDNRLELQGISSGFVYKLFKIADIWWGENTLYVPNVIYLFSRILHNGNPDFNVQVTELQNMLITLPAKNNKHKTIRSIKIPLTWIELLQRGKGE
- the cas6 gene encoding CRISPR system precrRNA processing endoribonuclease RAMP protein Cas6 produces the protein MLKTKNIKCVPQNLTISRFQFNLLTLEEIHLPLYKGSTLRGGFGHAFKRVVCIQKGKECNDCMVKATCVYSYIFETSPPEETEILRLYKNVPHPFVIEPALTLQRLFKKGEEITFDLVLIGKAIQYLPYFIYTFDELGRIGIGKGKGKFHLKSVTSEVEGSDQEERSEAAIKNSIIYSGEEKILHNHFRVMTAKDISPLNNSLSKITIEFLTPTRMVFKERLVKELEFHHMIRTLLRRVSSLSYFHCDELLDLDFKALIEKAESITCTERKTRWYDWQRYSARQETRMKMGGFIGKTVFEGDIEEVMPLVALGEYIHVGKGTVYGLGKYKVINNDDALKAVVSFN